In Pungitius pungitius chromosome 2, fPunPun2.1, whole genome shotgun sequence, a single window of DNA contains:
- the LOC119211368 gene encoding type-2 angiotensin II receptor-like yields MCESPIMATPNDLSLFNSTSSPPLSVTEICTNTSVAPSALACSDWPPVPITTVIPAVYSAICGLGAVANALAVWVLASASASRRTVANTFMLNLCLSDLLFLLSLPLWAVYYSRGYSWSFGRVACKVCGAVLHLNLYASIFFITCMSMDRYLAIVRPLRSQSARYPKRARLTCILVWVLACACSAPNLYLRDTYFVEALGVEACGISYPDHTWYLTLASMKITLAFLLPLFVISCCYSAIGRHLVADTGLGRMQSTSQPPSMLSFKSLESRESRSKPERSPTPCAASGSMRGRPLEGRGLERVLWTVASVVLAFFICWFPFHCVTFLDVLKNNGWVDSCWVNWTIHNLTPVTLCLGFSNSAINPVLYCFIGNHFRGRLGGLCKGLWACLKAHGEDHSQKRGSFSTRLSSFSRKLSDLKDLADVEPSGPT; encoded by the coding sequence ATGTGTGAAAGTCCCATAATGGCAACCCCAAACGACCTCTCCCTATTcaactccacctcctccccccccttatCGGTGACAGAGATCTGCACGAATACCTCTGTAGCGCCCTCCGCTCTCGCCTGCTCGGACTGGCCTCCTGTGCCCATAACCACGGTCATCCCCGCCGTCTACAGCGCCATCTGCGGCCTGGGCGCCGTGGCCAACGCCCTGGCGGTGTGGGTGTTGGCCAGCGCCAGTGCCTCCAGGAGAACCGTAGCTAACACTTTCATGCTGAACCTGTGCTTGTCCGACCTGCTGTTCCTGCTGTCCCTCCCGCTGTGGGCCGTCTACTACTCCCGGGGCTACAGCTGGTCCTTCGGCCGGGTCGCCTGCAAGGTCTGCGGAGCTGTCCTCCACCTCAACCTCTACGCGTCCATCTTCTTCATCACGTGCATGAGCATGGACCGGTACCTGGCCATCGTGCGTCCGCTCCGCTCCCAGAGTGCGCGATACCCCAAGCGAGCCCGGCTCACGTGCATCCTGGTGTGGGTGCTGGCATGCGCTTGCTCGGCCCCTAACTTGTATCTGAGGGACACCTACTTTGTGGAGGCGCTTGGCGTGGAGGCCTGTGGGATTTCCTACCCTGATCATACCTGGTACCTGACCCTGGCCTCAATGAAAATCACTCTGGCCTTCCTGTTGCCACTGTTTGTCATCTCCTGTTGTTACTCTGCTATTGGTCGACATTTGGTGGCTGATACAGGGTTGGGAAGAATGCAGAGTACTTCGCAGCCCCCTAGCATGCTCTCTTTCAAATCCCTTGAGTCCAGGGAGAGCCGCAGTAAACCAGAGAGATCTCCGACCCCATGTGCGGCCTCCGGCTCCATGCGGGGCAGGCCCCTGGAGGGCCGGGGGCTTGAGCGGGTGTTGTGGACTGTAGCTTCTGTGGTCCTGGCCTTCTTCATCTGCTGGTTCCCTTTCCACTGCGTAACCTTCTTGGACGTGCTGAAGAACAACGGCTGGGTGGACAGCTGCTGGGTAAACTGGACCATCCACAACCTCACACCGGTGACCCTATGCTTAGGATTCTCCAACTCTGCCATCAACCCGGTGCTCTACTGCTTTATCGGGAACCACTTTCGGGGTCGTTTGGGGGGCCTCTGCAAGGGCCTTTGGGCTTGCCTGAAGGCCCACGGGGAAGATCACAGTCAGAAGAGGGGCTCTTTCAGCACTAGGCTGAGCTCCTTCTCTCGAAAACTTAGTGACCTGAAAGACCTGGCGGATGTGGAGCCCTCTGGTCCTACCTAA
- the LOC119211369 gene encoding SH2 domain-containing protein 1A-like encodes METLPVYHGPIGKDEGERRLAQDGRDGSYLVRDSDSVPNVYCLCVLKEGFVYTYRLQQDNAGSWAADATTGVQKRYFRQIRNLITAFQEPGQGIAMHLLFPVTAQARAPAQAHAGGRAPLQQRAPPPAAKGHKNKKGVRQAVDAGFPCISRFEP; translated from the exons ATGGAGACGCTGCCCGTGTACCACGGGCCCATCGGCAAGGACGAGGGGGAGAGGCGGCTGGCCCAGGACGGGCGGGACGGGTCCTACCTGGTCCGGGACAGCGACTCGGTGCCCAACGTCTActgcttgtgtgtgct gaAGGAGGGATTCGTCTACACATACAGGCTCCAGCAGGACAACGCAGGCTCGTGGGCTGCTGAT GCAACAACCGGTGTACAAAAACGATATTTCCGGCAAATCAGGAATTTGATAACAGCCTTCCAGGAGCCGGGACAAGGGATAGCGATGCATCTGCTCTTCCCCGTCACAGCGCAGGCCCGAGCCCCCGCCCAGGCCCACGCAGGCGGCCGCGCTCCCCTCCAGCAGCGGGCGCCACCTCCTGCTGCCAAAggccacaaaaacaaaaagggggtgCGGCAGGCTGTTG ATGCAGGTTTCCCATGCATATCTCGGTTTGAGCCATAA